The Cupriavidus necator N-1 DNA window TCGGGCGAGCACGGCATCGGCATCACCAAGCTGGAATTCCTCACCGAGGAAGAGATCGGCGACTTCCGTGCCTACAAGGCCAAGGTCGACCCGCAGGGCCGCTTCAACAAGGGCAAGCTGCTGCCCGGCGCCGACCTGCGCAATGCCTACACGCCGTCGTTCGGCCTGATGGGGCATGAGTCGATCATCATGCAGCAGAGCGATATCGGCGCCATTGCCGAGAGCGTCAAGGACTGCCTGCGCTGCGGCAAGTGCAAGCCAGTGTGCGCCACCCACGTGCCGCGCGCCAACCTGCTGTACAGCCCGCGCAACAAGATCCTGGCGACTTCGCTGCTGATCGAAGCCTTCCTGTATGAAGAGCAGACCCGCCGCGGCATCTCGGTCAAGCACTGGGATGAGTTCTCCGACGTGGCCGACCATTGCACCGTGTGCCACAAGTGCGTGACGCCGTGCCCGGTCAAGATCGACTTCGGCGACGTGTCGATGAACATGCGCAACCTGCTGCGCAAGATGGGGCAGAAGAAGTTCAACCCCGGCACCGCGGCGTCGATGTTCTTCCTCAACGCCACCAACCCCGAGACCATCAACCTGACCCGCAAGGTCATGATCGACTGGGGCTACAAGGCGCAGCGCCTCGGCAACGACGTGCTAAAGAAATTCGCCAAGAAGCAGACCGCGCATCCGCCCGCGACCGTGGGCAAGGCGCCGGTGCGCGAGCAGGTGATCCACTTCATCAACAAGAAGATGCCGGGCAACCTGCCCAAGAAGACCGCGCGCGCGCTGCTCGACATCGAAGACAACGAGATCGTGCCGATCATCCGCGACCCGAAGGCAACCACGCCGGAATCGGAAGCGGTGTTCTACTTCCCGGGCTGCGGCTCGGAGCGGCTGTTCTCGCAGGTCGGGCTGGCCACGCAGGCGATGCTGTGGCACGTCGGCGTGCAGACCGTGCTGCCGCCGGGCTACCTGTGCTGCGGCTATCCGCAGCGCGGCAACGGCCAGTACGACAAGGCCGAGAAGATCGTCACCGACAACCGCGTGCTGTTCCACCGCGTGGCCAACACGCTGAACTACCTCGACATCAAGACCGTGGTAGTGAGCTGCGGCACCTGCTACGACCAGCTCGCCGGCTATGAATTCGATAAGATCTTCCCGGGTTGCCGCATCATCGACATCCACGAATACCTGCTCGAGAAGGGCGTGAAGCTGGAAGGCGTGACCGGTACGCGCTACATGTACCACGATCCCTGCCATACCCCGATCAAGACCATGGACCCGACCAAGCTGGTCAACGACCTGATGGGCGGGAACACCGGTCTGGGCAAGATCGAGAAGAACGAGCGCTGCTGCGGTGAATCGGGCACGCTCGCGGTGACGCGTCCGGATATCTCGACCCAGGTCCGCTTCCGCAAGGAAGAGGAAATGACCAAGGGCGCAGACAAGCTGCGCGCCGACGGCTTCACCGGCGACGTCAAGATCCTGACCAGCTGCCCGTCGTGCCTGCAGGGGCTGTCGCGCTACAAGGAAGATGCTTCGGTGCAGGCGGACTACATCGTCATCGAGATGGCCAAGCATTTGCTGGGCGAGAACTGGATGCCCGAGTACGTGGCCAAGGCCAATGCCGGCGGCATCGAACGCGTGCTGGTGTAAGCCAACGCCATGACGCGCGCTCCCAACTGCCCGCTCTGCGAGACCGACGGCGGCGAACTGGTCTGGATGGGCGACCGCGCCCGGCTGATCCTGGTCGAGCATGACCGTTTCCCGGGCTTCTGCCGCATCGTCTGGAACGACCACGTGGCCGAGCTCAGCGACCTGGACGATGCCGACCAGGCCTGGCTGATGCGGCTGGTCGCACGTGTCGAACGGGTGGTGCGCGAGGTCATGGCGCCGGACAAGGTCAATCTGGCGGCCTTTGGCAATATGGTGCCGCACCTGCACTGGCACATCATCCCGCGCTACCGCTGGGATACCCATTTCCCCGAGGCGATCTGGGCCGCGCCGCAACGCGCGGCGGATGCCGTGCGCGTGCAGGAGCTGGCCAGTCGGCTGCCGGCGCTGCGTACGGCGCTTTCGCTGCTCGAAGCCGGCGACGCCTGAGTGGTGCGCGGAACCCACGCCTGGCCGTGACCGTCTGAATGCTGTTGCCACCGTGGCCTGCCGCCACGGTATCCAGAACAACAAGCCCGGCCGGCATCCGCTGACGGGCCAAGCGCTGCCGCTATGTCCTCCACTCCGACCTCCGTCACCGTACCGGGCCCGGCCGTCCCTGCCAGGGCCCTCAAGATCCAGAGCCGGCTGCGCATGGCCGCCACCTGGGCACTGATCAAGCCTTACTGGAAATCCGACGACCGCGTCGCCGGGCTTGGCCTGCTGGCCCTGGTGGTCGTGCTCAACCTCGGCATCGTCTATATCAACGTGCTGCTCAACGAGTGGAACCGCGTGTTCTACAACGCGCTGGAGCAGCGCGACTACGCCTCGTTCAAGGTGCTGCTGCTGCGCTTCTCGTGGATCGCGGCGTTCTTTATCGTGGCGGCGATCTCGCGCCAGTACTACACCATGATGCTGCAGATGCGCTGGCGTACCTGGATGACCGGCCGCTTCATGGGCCACTGGCTCGGGCACCAGGCCTATTACCGCATCGAGCAGACCCACACCACCGATAACCCTGACCAGCGTATCGCCGACGATCTGCGCCAGTTTACCGACGGCGCGCTGTCGTTGTCGCTCGGGCTGCTCAACTCGGTGGTGACGCTGCTGTCCTTCGTCGGCATCCTGTGGACGGTATCGGGGCCGATCAGCTTTGCAATGGGCGGCACCGAATGGACCATCCCCGGTTATATGGTGTGGTTCGCGGCGGGCTATGCGGTGATCGGCTCGCTGGTGGCGCACGTGGTCGGCCGCCCGCTGATCGGCCTGAACTTCCAGCAGGAACAGTACGAGGCGGATTTCCGTTTCACGCTGGTGCGCCTGCGCGAGAACAGCGAGCCGGTGGCGCTGTACCGCGGCGAGCCGACCGAGCAGGCCGGCCTGCGCGCGCGCTTCGACCGCATCCGCGCCAACTGGAACCAGTTGATGCGCTATACGCGGCGGCTGACCTTCGTCAGCTCCGGCTACGCGCAGTTCGCCATCATCTTCCCGATCCTGGTGGCGGCGCCGCGCTACTTCGCCGGCAAGATGACGCTGGGCGGGCTGATGCAGACCAGCTCCGCCTTCGGCCAGGTGCAGGGCGCGCTGTCGTGGTTTGTCGACAGCTACGCCACGCTGGTGGGCTGGAAGGCCGCCGCCAACCGCCTGATCGATTTCCAGGAAGCGATCCGCGTGGCCGAGCGCCAGGACATGGCGCCGGGCGGCGTGCGCGATATCGAGGTGGAACATACCGGCAAGCCGCAGAATGGCATCACCATCGACGGCCTGGCGCTGGCATTGCCGGTACGCGCCGCGCGCAGCGCGGCCGTGGGCCAGCGGCCGCTGGTGGCGCCGTTCTCGCTGTCGGTCGCGCCGGGCGAGCGCTGGCTGGTCAGCGGCCCGTCTGGTTGCGGCAAGAGCGTGCTGTTCCGCGCGCTGGCGGGGATCTGGCCGTACGGCAGCGGCACCGTGACCATGCCCGACGGCGCGCGCATGCTGTTCCTGCCGCAGCGCAGCTACCTGCCGATCGGCACGCTGGCCGATGCGCTGGCTTACCCCGACGCCGGCACCGTGCACAGCGCGGAAGCGCTGCAGGCGGCGCTGCGCCAGGCGCGGCTGGCCGCACTGGTAGACCAGCTCGACGTGTTCGACAACTGGTCGCTGAGGCTGTCGCCGGGCGAACAACAGCGGCTGGCGTTTGCGCGCGCACTCTTGCAGAAGCCCGACTACCTGTTCCTGGACGAGGCCACCAGCGCGCTGGACGAGGAAACCGAGGGCGTCATGTACAAGCTCATGGTGGACTCGCTGCCCGGTGCGGCCATCGTCAGCATCGCCCACCGCAGTACCGTGGCGGCCTTCCACGGCCGGCGCCTGCGCTACGTGCCGCAGGATGGGGACGCCGCCCGGGCTGCGCAAGCCGGCGAGCCTGGGGTAAGCTATCGAGTTGTATGCGAAGCGTGATGCCGTGCCGTACCGGCAGCATCGCGCGGCAATCACCCCCCTCAGGAGCGACCCTAACCGGGCCGCGATCATCATGGCAGGCCTGGAAAAAGACACCCCTCATCCCACCGCGCTGACCGTCCATACGCAATCCCGCGTGCTGGAGATCGGCTTCGACAACGGCCGCAGCTTCCGGCTGCCGTTCGAGCTGCTGCGCGTGTATTCGCCGTCCGCTGAAGTCCAGGGCCACGGCCCGGGGCAGGAAGTGCTGCAGACCGGCAAGCGTGAGGTGGGCGTCAACGCGGTCGAGCCGGTCGGCAACTACGCGATCCTGATCCGCTTTACCGACGGCCACGACACCGGCATCTATTCCTGGGACTTGCTGTACCGCCTCGGCGACAACCAGGATGCGCTCTGGCAGGACTACCTGCAGCGCCTGGAAGCCGCCGGCGCCGACCGCGACACCCCGATGCCCGCCGCCGGCGCTGCCGGCGGCCACGGCTGCGGCCATCACTGAGCCGCGCCGAACCGATTACCCTGGAGTCTGAAAGATGAGTGAAACCCACTTCGGGTTTGAAAAGGTCGACGAAGCGGAAAAGGCCGACAAGGTTGCCGGCGTATTCCATTCGGTGGCAAGCAAGTACGACGTGATGAACGACCTGATGTCCGGCGGCATGCACCGGCTCTGGAAGATGTTCACCATCGCCCAGGCCGGCGTTCGCCCCGGCCACAAGGTGCTGGATATCGCCGGCGGCACCGGCGACCTGGCCAAGGCGTTCGCCAAGCAGGCCGGCCCGACCGGGCAGGTCTGGCTGACCGACATCAACGAGTCGATGCTGCGCGTGGGCCGCGACCGGCTGTTGAACAAGGGCATCGTCACGCCGGTGTGCCTGTGCGACGCCGAGCACATCCCGTTCCCGGACAATTACTTCGACCTGGTCACGGTGGCCTTCGGCCTGCGCAACATGACGCACAAGGATGCCGCGCTGGCCGAGATGCGCCGGGTGGTCAAGCCGGGCGGCAAGGTCATGGTGCTGGAATTCTCCAAGGTGTGGAAACCCCTGGAGAAGGCCTACGACGTCTATTCTTTCAAGGTGCTGCCGTGGCTGGGTGAGCGGGTGGCAGGGGATGCCCCCAGCTATCGCTATCTCGCGGAATCGATCAGAATGCATCCAGACCAGGTTTCACTTGTACGCTTGATGGAACATGCGGGCCTGGAAAATGTCGAATACTTCAATCTGACGGCCGGAGTGGTGGCGCTCCACGTCGGGCGCAAGTATTAAGAAGACTTGAAATCGCCATGCCTCGCCCGCATATAGGGTGAAACTGACAGGGGATAGCAGAATATGTCGTCATTTCGTGGAAAATTCCTGGTTGGGTCGCTGATTACCGCGATTGCCTTCGGGATGGTGTTCGACGCCAATGCCAAGCGCATGGGCGGTTCGCGCAGCATCGGCAAGCAGTCGTCGACGGTCACGCAGCAGCGCCAGCAGGCGCCGCAGCCCACTTCACCGACCCAGCAACCGGCCCAGCAGCCTAATCAGGCAGCCCCGGCCACGGCTGGCGCCGCCGGCGCGGCTGCCGCGGCAGCCCCCAAGCGCAACTGGGGCGGCATCCTGGGCGGCATCGCCGCCGGCCTGGGTATCGGCTGGCTGCTGTCGCACTTCGGCCTGGGCGGCGCGGCGCTGGGCTTCCTGTCCAACCTGATCCTGATCGCGCTGGTGGCGTTCGCCGCGATCTGGCTGATCCGCAAGTTCCGTGGTGGCAGCAAGCGCACCCAGCAACCGGCCTACGCCGGTGCCGGCAACGCGCCGAACCTGGATCGCAGCGCCGAGCCCATGTTCCGCGGTGAGCCGACGTCTGTGTCTTCGGGTAGTCCGGCCGCCAGCACGGTACTGCCGGCAGCATCGTCGGCCCCGGTCGCGTCCGATGCCGTGGCCCAGCAGCCGTGGGGCGTGCCGGCCGACTTCGATACCGAGGCCTTCCTGCGCAACGCCAAGGTCCACTTCGTGCGCCTGCAGGCCGCGTGGGATGCCGGCAACCTGGACGACATCCGCGAGTTCACCACGCCGGAGATGTTCGCCGAGATCAAGATGGACCTGTCCGAGCGCGGCGCCGAGGTCAACAAGACCGACGTGGTCACGCTGGAAGCCCAGCTGCTCGGCATCGAGTCGGCCGCGGCCCAGCATATCGCCAGCGTGCGCTTCTCGGGCATGATCCGCGAGAAGTCCGGCGAGGCGGCCCAGCCGTTCGGCGAGGTCTGGAACCTGGCCAAGCCTGCCAGCGGCACCGGCGGCTGGCTGCTGGCCGGCATCCAGCAAGAGTCCTGATGCCGCACCCCGCGGCGGTGATGCGCCGGGGGGAGTAGCTTAGAATGGAGGCCCACGCGAAAGCGTGGGCCTTTTTTTGTTTGGGACGCCCGACCTGCGGCGTCGCTGCCTGCCCGCCAACCGCGCTGTCATGAATACTCTGCCTTCCGCCCTGGCCATGCCCGCCATCTCGGCGCTGAACCACCTGCTTGAGCAGGAGCCGTGGGCCCGCAACCAGCTCACGCCGTTTGCCGGGCGCGTGATCCGCTTCGATGCCGCCGCCTTCGTGCTGTCGCTGAAGGTGACAGAGCACGGCTGCACCGAACCGGCGCCCGAGGCCGAGGCGCCCGCGGTCACGCTGCGCGTGCCGGTGCAGCAGTGGCCGCTGGTGGCCGCCGACGTGGCCGAAGGCGGCCAGGCCGCCGCCATGCGCCATGTCCACATCGAGGGCGACGCCGAGCTGGCCAACACCGTCTCGACGCTGGCGCGCAACCTGCGCTGGGACGCCGCCGAAGACCTGTCGCGCGCGCTGCGCGGCATCCTGGGCGGGCCGGTGAGCGACAGCGTGGCGCAGCGCATGGTCGATGGTGCGCGCCAGGTGCATGAGCAGGCCACACGCGTTGGCCGCGCCCTGGTCGACAACGTCACCGACTACCTGCTGGACGAGCATCCGACCCTGGTGCGCCACGCCGCGCTCGATGCCTTCGGCGCCGACGTGGGCCGGCTGCGCGATAGCCTGGCCCGGCTCGAAAAACGGCTGGAGCGGCTGGAGCGCGCCGGCCCGCCGCCGGTATCCGGCCAGTCGGGCCAGTCCGGCAAGCTGCCGTCGCCGCACCGCTGAGCCGGCCGCGCCACGATCCCATCCACCACCAACGTGACTGCCTGCCCGGCCCTGTGAAGACTCCCGAATGACCCGCCTCCTGCGCCTTGGCAAGATTCTCTTCGTCATCCTCTATTACGGCCTGGACGAGCTGGTGCTCTCGGGCTTCAGCAGCCGCAGGATCCGCTTCCTGGTGCGCGTCATCACCATCGGGCGCAAGCTCGAGATGCCGCGCGGCGAGCGCCTGCGGCTGGCGCTGACGCGGCTGGGTCCGATCTTCGTCAAGTTCGGCCAAGTGCTGTCGACCCGGCGCGACCTGATGCCGGCGGACATTGCCGACGAACTGGCCAAGCTGCAGGACCAGGTGCCGCCCTTCGATTCGGTGGTGGCGGTGAAGATTATCGAGCGCGCGCTGGGGCGGCCGCTGGACCAGCTGTTCGAGACCTTCGAGCACCAGCCGGTGGCCAGCGCCTCGATCGCGCAGGTGCACTTCGCCACGCTCAAGGGCGGCCCCTGCCACGGCCGCGAGGTCGCGGTGAAAGTGCTGCGCCCGGGCATGCTGCCGGTGATCGACAGCGACCTGGCGCTGATGCGCGACATGGCCACCTGGCTGGAACGCTTCTGGGCCGACGGCAAGCGCCTCAAGCCGCGCGAGGTGGTGGCCGAGTTCGACAAATACCTGCACGACGAGCTCGACCTGATGATCGAGGCGGCCAATGCCAGCCAGCTGCGCCGCAACTTTGCCGACACCAGCCTGCTGCTGGTGCCCGAGGTGTTCTGGGACTGGTGCAGCAGCACCGTGTTCGTGATGGAGCGCATGCACGGCATTCCGATCTCGCGCACCGAGTCGCTCAAGGCCGCCGGCGTGGACATGCACCAGCTGGCGGAAGAGGGCGTCGAGATCTTCTTCACCCAGGTGTTCCGCGATGGCTTCTTCCATGCCGACATGCACCCGGGCAATATCCTGGTGTCGGTGCAGCCCGAGTCCTTCGGCCGCTATATCGCGCTGGACTTCGGCATCGTCGGCGCGCTGTCCGAGTTCGACAAGAACTACCTGGCGCAGAATTTCATCGCCTTCTTCCGGCGCGACTACCACCGCGTGGCGCTGCTGCACGTGGAGTCCGGCTGGGTGCCGCCCGATACCCGCGTCGAAGAGCTGGAAAGCGCGGTGCGCGCCTGCTGCGAGCCATACTTCGACAAGCCGCTGAAGGAAATCTCGCTGGGCATGGTGCTGATGCGGCTGTTCCAGACCTCGCGCCGCTTCAATGTCGAGATCCAGCCGCAGCTGGTGCTGCTGCAGAAGACGCTGCTCAATATCGAAGGCCTGGGCCGCCAGCTCGACCCCGACCTGGACCTGTGGAAGACCGCCAAGCCTTTCCTGGAGCGCTGGATGCACGAGCAGGTGGGCTGGAAGGGCGCCTGGGAGCGGGTCAAGGTGGAGGCGCCGCTGTGGGCCAAGATGCTGCCCGACTTCCCGCGCCTGGCGCACCAGTTCCTGGAGCGGCGCGCGCTGACCAGCAACGGCGAGCAGGACAAGCTGCTGGCGATGCTGGTGGTGGAGCAGCGCCGCACCAACCGGTTGCTCGGCACCGGGCTGCTGTTGCTGGGCGGCTTTGTCGCCGGCATCGTGCTGACGCATGTGCTGGGCTGGGCCGGCTACTGGTAGCGCACCCGGGACCGATCCATCGGAGATGACCATGAGCGACACCGCCAAGCCTGCGCCGACCTTCGCCACCCGCAACGCCGCCGACCCGGCGTTCTGGGACGAGCGTTTCGAACAGGGCTTCACGCCCTGGGACCAAGGCGGCGTGCCCGAGGAATTCCGCCAGTTCATTGAAGGCCGCGCGCCATGCCCGACCCTGGTGCCAGGCTGTGGCAACGGCTGGGAGGCCGCGTGGCTGTTCGAGCGTGGCTGGCCGGTGACGGCGATCGACTTCTCGCCGCAGGCGGTGGCGTCGGCGCGGCGGACGCTGGGGCCGGCGGGGGTGGTGGTGCAGCAGGGCGATTTCTTCGCCTTCACGCCGCAGCCGGCGTGCGGGCTAATCTACGAACGGGCCTTCCTGTGCGCGCTGCCACCGGCGATGCGGGCTGACTATGCCGCCCGGGTCGCGCAACTGCTGCCGCCGGGCGGCCTGCTGGCCGGCTACTTCTACCTGGGCGAAAACCGCGGCGGGCCGCCGTTCGCGATGCCGGCCGAAGAGCTGGACGCGCTGCTGGCACCGGCCTTCGAGCGACTGGAGGACCGGCCCTCGGCCGCGCCGCTGCCGGTGTTCCAGGGGCAGGAGCGCTGGCAGGTCTGGCGCCGCCGGTCCGGCTGAAGCAGCCGCCGGCCAGCCCTTGTGGCGCAGGCGATGCTCCGCGTGGCGCATTTGCGCCAGCGGGGAATTTTTTTCGCTCACGCTGGTCTGCGTCGCTATAATCCGCGTTTTGATTCGGCTACGACCGCAGCCCCGACCGCGTTTTCCGCCCAGCGCGAGAACTCCAGGCAGCTCGATATGCGGCCCCGACCGATGAATTGGACTCCGGGCAGATGCGCGCAAGCAACGTGCACCCATGCGCCGCCCGGCATTCGGTTTCTCGCCACAAGGGCACTTTCTGCATAGGGCAGCGGCATGCTGATCTGGTTCGTCATCATCTACTGGGTAATCTCGGTCGGCATCGGCCTGTGGGCGGCGCTGCGCGTACGCAACACCACCGATTTCGCCGTCGCCGGGCGCAGCCTGCCATTCCATATCGTCACCGCCACCGTCTTCGCCACCTGGTTCGGCTCCGAGACGGTGCTGGGCATCCCCGCCGTATTTCTCAAGGAAGGCCTGTCGGGCGTGGTCTCCGACCCCTTCGGCTCGTCGCTGTGCCTGATCCTGGTGGGCCTGTTCTTCGCCCGGCCGCTGTACCGGATGAACCTGCTGACCATCGGCGACTACTACCACAACCGCTATGGCCGGCTGGCCGAGGTGCTGACTACGCTGTGCATCGTGGTGTCCTACCTGGGCTGGGTGGCGGCGCAGATCAAGGCGCTTGGGCTGGTGTTCTTTACCGTCTCGGACGGCGCGCTGTCGCAGGAGGCCGGCATGATGATCGGCGCCGCCAGCGTGCTGGTCTATACGCTGTTCGGCGGCATGTGGTCGGTGGCCATCACGGACTTCATCCAGATGATCATCATCGTGATCGGCATGATCTATATCGGCTACGAGGTCAGCGGGCAGGCCGGCGGCGTCACGGCCGTGGTGTCGCACGCGGCGGCGGCCGGCAAGTTCGAGTTCCTGCCGTCGCTGGATCTCATCCAGATCATCGGCTTTGCGGCGGCGCTGTTCACCATGATGCTGGGTTCGATCCCGCAGCAGGACGTGTTCCAGCGCGTGACCTCGTCGCGCACCGAGCAGATCGCCGGGCGCGCCTCGGTGCTGGGCGGCGTGCTGTACTTCTGCTTTGCCTTTATCCCGATGTTCCTGGCGTATTCGGCCACGCTGATCGACCCGGACATGGTCGCCAAGTACATCAACGCCGATTCGCAGCTGATCCTGCCGAAGCTGATCCTGCAGCACGCGCCCATGTTCGCCCAGGTAATGTTCTTCGGCGCGCTGCTGTCGGCGATCAAGAGCTGCGCCTCGGCCACGCTGCTAGCGCCGTCGGTGACCTTTGCCGAGAACATCCTGCGGCCGTACTTCCGCCACCTGGACGACAAGCAGTTCCTGCGCGTGATGCAGACCGTGGTGCTGGTGTTCACCGTGGTGGTGACGCTGTTCGCGCTCAACTCGCACCTGTCGATCTTTCATATGGTTGAAAATGCCTATAAGGTCACCTTGGTCTCGTCCTTCGTGCCATTGGCCTTCGGCATGTTCTGGAAGCACGCCACCCGCCAGGGCGGGCTGGCGGCGATCCTGCTGGGCCTGTCTTCCTGGCTGACCTGCGAGGTGGCCTTTGCCGGTGCCGTGGTGCCGCCGCAAATGGTCGGCCTGCTGTTCTCGATCAGCGGCATGGTGATCGGTTCACTGCTGCCACAGTGGATTGCAGATCACGCACCGGTCAAGGAAGTCCATATCGCCTGACGCCCGGGGGTCTGCAACCCCTTCATTTCCGGCGATCAGGCAGCCCCGGAACGGTTTATAATTCAAGGCTTTGCATCGTCGCGCGGGAATTTCCCGCAGCCGCCATGGCCCGCGGCGATGTCCGCCTTTGTACCGATTCCGAAGTTTTCTCGCGAAATAACACCATGCCGATCTATGCCTACCGTTGCGACGCCTGCGGCCACGGGCGCGATGTGCTGCAGAAAATGAGCGATGCCCCGCTGACGGACTGCCCGTCGTGCGGCGTCGCCGGCTCGTTCAAGAAACAGCTGACTGCTGCTGGTTTCCAGCTCAAGGGCTCGGGCTGGTATGTGACCGACTTCCGCGGCGGCAGCGCCAGCGCGCC harbors:
- a CDS encoding HIT family protein, encoding MTRAPNCPLCETDGGELVWMGDRARLILVEHDRFPGFCRIVWNDHVAELSDLDDADQAWLMRLVARVERVVREVMAPDKVNLAAFGNMVPHLHWHIIPRYRWDTHFPEAIWAAPQRAADAVRVQELASRLPALRTALSLLEAGDA
- a CDS encoding ABC transporter ATP-binding protein/permease; the encoded protein is MSSTPTSVTVPGPAVPARALKIQSRLRMAATWALIKPYWKSDDRVAGLGLLALVVVLNLGIVYINVLLNEWNRVFYNALEQRDYASFKVLLLRFSWIAAFFIVAAISRQYYTMMLQMRWRTWMTGRFMGHWLGHQAYYRIEQTHTTDNPDQRIADDLRQFTDGALSLSLGLLNSVVTLLSFVGILWTVSGPISFAMGGTEWTIPGYMVWFAAGYAVIGSLVAHVVGRPLIGLNFQQEQYEADFRFTLVRLRENSEPVALYRGEPTEQAGLRARFDRIRANWNQLMRYTRRLTFVSSGYAQFAIIFPILVAAPRYFAGKMTLGGLMQTSSAFGQVQGALSWFVDSYATLVGWKAAANRLIDFQEAIRVAERQDMAPGGVRDIEVEHTGKPQNGITIDGLALALPVRAARSAAVGQRPLVAPFSLSVAPGERWLVSGPSGCGKSVLFRALAGIWPYGSGTVTMPDGARMLFLPQRSYLPIGTLADALAYPDAGTVHSAEALQAALRQARLAALVDQLDVFDNWSLRLSPGEQQRLAFARALLQKPDYLFLDEATSALDEETEGVMYKLMVDSLPGAAIVSIAHRSTVAAFHGRRLRYVPQDGDAARAAQAGEPGVSYRVVCEA
- a CDS encoding gamma-butyrobetaine hydroxylase-like domain-containing protein; translation: MAGLEKDTPHPTALTVHTQSRVLEIGFDNGRSFRLPFELLRVYSPSAEVQGHGPGQEVLQTGKREVGVNAVEPVGNYAILIRFTDGHDTGIYSWDLLYRLGDNQDALWQDYLQRLEAAGADRDTPMPAAGAAGGHGCGHH
- the ubiE gene encoding bifunctional demethylmenaquinone methyltransferase/2-methoxy-6-polyprenyl-1,4-benzoquinol methylase UbiE, which gives rise to MSETHFGFEKVDEAEKADKVAGVFHSVASKYDVMNDLMSGGMHRLWKMFTIAQAGVRPGHKVLDIAGGTGDLAKAFAKQAGPTGQVWLTDINESMLRVGRDRLLNKGIVTPVCLCDAEHIPFPDNYFDLVTVAFGLRNMTHKDAALAEMRRVVKPGGKVMVLEFSKVWKPLEKAYDVYSFKVLPWLGERVAGDAPSYRYLAESIRMHPDQVSLVRLMEHAGLENVEYFNLTAGVVALHVGRKY
- a CDS encoding Tim44 domain-containing protein, whose product is MSSFRGKFLVGSLITAIAFGMVFDANAKRMGGSRSIGKQSSTVTQQRQQAPQPTSPTQQPAQQPNQAAPATAGAAGAAAAAAPKRNWGGILGGIAAGLGIGWLLSHFGLGGAALGFLSNLILIALVAFAAIWLIRKFRGGSKRTQQPAYAGAGNAPNLDRSAEPMFRGEPTSVSSGSPAASTVLPAASSAPVASDAVAQQPWGVPADFDTEAFLRNAKVHFVRLQAAWDAGNLDDIREFTTPEMFAEIKMDLSERGAEVNKTDVVTLEAQLLGIESAAAQHIASVRFSGMIREKSGEAAQPFGEVWNLAKPASGTGGWLLAGIQQES
- a CDS encoding ubiquinone biosynthesis accessory factor UbiJ codes for the protein MNTLPSALAMPAISALNHLLEQEPWARNQLTPFAGRVIRFDAAAFVLSLKVTEHGCTEPAPEAEAPAVTLRVPVQQWPLVAADVAEGGQAAAMRHVHIEGDAELANTVSTLARNLRWDAAEDLSRALRGILGGPVSDSVAQRMVDGARQVHEQATRVGRALVDNVTDYLLDEHPTLVRHAALDAFGADVGRLRDSLARLEKRLERLERAGPPPVSGQSGQSGKLPSPHR
- the ubiB gene encoding ubiquinone biosynthesis regulatory protein kinase UbiB, with protein sequence MTRLLRLGKILFVILYYGLDELVLSGFSSRRIRFLVRVITIGRKLEMPRGERLRLALTRLGPIFVKFGQVLSTRRDLMPADIADELAKLQDQVPPFDSVVAVKIIERALGRPLDQLFETFEHQPVASASIAQVHFATLKGGPCHGREVAVKVLRPGMLPVIDSDLALMRDMATWLERFWADGKRLKPREVVAEFDKYLHDELDLMIEAANASQLRRNFADTSLLLVPEVFWDWCSSTVFVMERMHGIPISRTESLKAAGVDMHQLAEEGVEIFFTQVFRDGFFHADMHPGNILVSVQPESFGRYIALDFGIVGALSEFDKNYLAQNFIAFFRRDYHRVALLHVESGWVPPDTRVEELESAVRACCEPYFDKPLKEISLGMVLMRLFQTSRRFNVEIQPQLVLLQKTLLNIEGLGRQLDPDLDLWKTAKPFLERWMHEQVGWKGAWERVKVEAPLWAKMLPDFPRLAHQFLERRALTSNGEQDKLLAMLVVEQRRTNRLLGTGLLLLGGFVAGIVLTHVLGWAGYW
- a CDS encoding methyltransferase domain-containing protein, with product MSDTAKPAPTFATRNAADPAFWDERFEQGFTPWDQGGVPEEFRQFIEGRAPCPTLVPGCGNGWEAAWLFERGWPVTAIDFSPQAVASARRTLGPAGVVVQQGDFFAFTPQPACGLIYERAFLCALPPAMRADYAARVAQLLPPGGLLAGYFYLGENRGGPPFAMPAEELDALLAPAFERLEDRPSAAPLPVFQGQERWQVWRRRSG
- a CDS encoding sodium:solute symporter family protein, which produces MLIWFVIIYWVISVGIGLWAALRVRNTTDFAVAGRSLPFHIVTATVFATWFGSETVLGIPAVFLKEGLSGVVSDPFGSSLCLILVGLFFARPLYRMNLLTIGDYYHNRYGRLAEVLTTLCIVVSYLGWVAAQIKALGLVFFTVSDGALSQEAGMMIGAASVLVYTLFGGMWSVAITDFIQMIIIVIGMIYIGYEVSGQAGGVTAVVSHAAAAGKFEFLPSLDLIQIIGFAAALFTMMLGSIPQQDVFQRVTSSRTEQIAGRASVLGGVLYFCFAFIPMFLAYSATLIDPDMVAKYINADSQLILPKLILQHAPMFAQVMFFGALLSAIKSCASATLLAPSVTFAENILRPYFRHLDDKQFLRVMQTVVLVFTVVVTLFALNSHLSIFHMVENAYKVTLVSSFVPLAFGMFWKHATRQGGLAAILLGLSSWLTCEVAFAGAVVPPQMVGLLFSISGMVIGSLLPQWIADHAPVKEVHIA
- a CDS encoding FmdB family zinc ribbon protein, whose amino-acid sequence is MPIYAYRCDACGHGRDVLQKMSDAPLTDCPSCGVAGSFKKQLTAAGFQLKGSGWYVTDFRGGSASAPAATGAAGGTSAAAASAPAAAESSASPASSASATPAAAGGCGSACACH